In Halotia branconii CENA392, the genomic stretch CAAACAGACTTTTCTAACTCTATTCGTGATACACAAGTGCCACTTCACCCAGAAATCGCTAAACCTTGGCAAGATTTAGAAACTACTAATAAATGGTCAGGAGTTGCAGACCAAGGTAATTACCCTTTGCGGCAGAAACTCAAACAGACTGGTAAGCTTACCCTTGGTGAGCAGCGCGAACTTTACAGCAAAATCTTGATTCAAAGTGAAGTCGAGCAACACCGTACTGGAACAACTGATATCTCTCTTCCGCCACTGAGCGAAATTGTACAAGATTTGATGTCTGCCCGTAGCACAATCATCGACAACACCTACAGCCCAAAGGTTGAAGTGCGTTCTCAAAAATCTCAGCAGCCACATTACAGCAGGACTCCATCTGCTGAAGTTGAATTGTAATAGATACAACAGAGTTTGAGGTACTTGTCAAATCAATTAAAAATTAAAGACAATTGTGTTCAGCTTTACCCACCACTAATTGTAGACCACGCTCATCTTTGATTTAGTGGGGGCTTGTACCCAAAATTAGTTAATTAAAAATTATTATTTCTTCCAATTTTTAATTTTGCGGAAAGTGGGCGGTGTCGGTTTCCGTCCCGCCCAACTTTCCAAGACGAATCTTTAATTTTTAATTAAAACTTGCCTACGCCGCAGGGGAAGCAAGTGTGAATTTATAACATTTATGCTAATCTTCAGTAAATAATTTTTCCAACTCTGAAAGCAGCTTGTCAAGTTTTTGTTTTTTCTTGGGATTATCCCACGCTTTGGCTCTTTTAGCTTTTATAGATATTGCTTTGAGACGATCTTGATATGCAATATTTTCCTCTATTTCACTGCCTGTCGTGTTTGAGTTCAAGTTTAAGATGCGCTCTTTAATTTGATTTAAAGATAAATTATTGCTAATAACATCTTCTAAAATAGCTTGGCGCTCGTTTTTATTTTTAATTCGAGCAATAGCTTGGGCTTTAGTGTATGCAATTTTACCCTGACTTAGAACCTCTAATATCTCCTTTGGAAGATTACGTAAGGGTAGACGATGAGTCGTGAATGACTCCCAACTCATCAGCCCCAAAGAATTAAACACCTCTTGAATTACTTGTACTTCAGATTGACCCACAACGTTGTGGGCTGTTTTTCCTTTTGCTTCTTTCTGCATCCGAAACAACAGTGCCGGGACTTCTTGTACAGGCATATTGAGTTGAAGTGCTAGTAACTGTACAACCGCTTCTGTTTCTTCAACAGGGTTTAAATCTTCTCTTTGAAGATTTTCTACCAAAGCTACTTGAATTACTTCCTTGTCATTTAGATGAAGAACTACAATGGGAACTTTTTCTAGTTTTAATTCTAAAGCCGCACGATAACGTCTTTCTCCAGCTACTAATTCGTAACGATCATTTGCTAAAGGTCGAACAATTAACGGCTGAAGAATCCCATGCTGTTTAATGGATAATTTTAATTGCTCATGTTTGTTGGGATCAAAATAACGTCGCGGTTGATTTTGAGGTAGGACTATGTTCTCAATCAATAACAGTTGGGTAGCATCACTTGTTGCTTCAGCTTGAGCTGTGACAAAAGCATCAAGAACTCCACCAAATTGAAACATTTCCTTGCTTTTACTTTTTTCCATCATTTGAGACTGTCCAAAGTTTTCGATATCTCTTTTAATAGCTTGAGAGTAGGATGCTTGGGATTAAAAACGGCTAATGGCTTTCGGGCTTGAGAAGCATTTGCAAAATCGGTTGCTCTAGGTATAGTTGTATGAACAATTCCAACCTTTGACAACTGTGTTTGAATTGACTGTAAACTTTGTTCTCCTTGTGATGTACGGGCATCATACATAGTGGGAATAATACCAGCTACTTTCAACTTTCGGTTTGCTACATTTAAAACTTCAACAATAGTATTGAGCAGTAATTCTGTACCTTTTAAAGCTTTAAACTCAGTCTGAATCGGAATCAAAACGTGTGTCGCTGCAACTAGGCTCATAATACTTAAGATTCCAAGACTTGGCGGGCAATCAATCAGAATATAATCATACTGTTCTTGAATCGTTTCTAAGGACTGCTTAAGACGTAGCTCCCGCATGATTGCTGCTGATAGTTCCATCTCTGCTTTACTCAGTTTGATATTAGAAGGGACAAGATCCATTGAATGAAGATCATGAATAATTGGAATTTTATCTTGATGCACTATCGCGTTATATATGGTACTCTCCAATTCCATTGATTCCAATCCCATAAAAGTTGTTAATGAACTTTGAGGATCTATGTCAACCAGCAGGACTTTACGCCCCATCTGTGCAAGATGATATCCAAGATTCATAGTTAACGTGGTCTTTCCTACACCACCAGACTGATTAAATAAAGCGATAATAGGTGTCATCTTCAATTTTTCCTAACGAAAGTCCTATTCAAGAATTTTGCAATGCAATGTCATTTTCTAGACGCACTCTGGAAAGATTAGCAGAGTATTCATGTAACTCAGGTAAAATCAATAGAGAATCAAAAGCATCATGCTTAAATATTAATTGTATTTTTTAATACTTAAAACTAAGTATTAAAGCGGTATTTTTAGGAAAATTCTGGTTTAAATCAAAACAATGCAAAACAACGAATCATCTAGCTTGGTCATGGAAACTATTAGCACTGTCAATCGTGATAGTGGATTATCAAATAACATCATGGCTTATCGGCTGGCACTCATGATAAAAAAGCATCCGGACGAAGTACAATCAACAACCACGCTGGATACCTCCAAGCGCGAGAATTTACAAGAAGACCTGAGAACAGCCCTGTCTAAAAATACTCAAAACGTTGAAGACTACAGACAAAATCTTAAAGACAAGTATTATACCGAGTACTTAAATAAATTTGGTGTCGCTCAACAACGCTCAGATGCTGTACCGCAACAAGACAACTCGACAAGAGTTGAAAATTTGATTGCCGAGAAAAAGCAGACATTTCTACAAAAGATGTTTGAGGCTGGGAAACACGAATTACCTTTAGGTCGAAAGTCCAGCAGTCCTGATAAAGTACCTGAAATAATTCAGCCTGAAAACACTGACTCATCTGTTGTCGATGAAGCTGCCAAAAAATCTCTCATCCCAGCGCTGATGAGAACTGTCATGACAATGGGTAAAGATACTAATCAAGGACGAACTTATGAAGGGCTAGTTTACAAGCTACAACTATGGATTAAAGAAGGAATGCAGTCCCTCAGCGTTAGTCGCAAAGGTGGAAATCCACAGATAGCTTTTACTGCACACAAGGATGGTGATGAGCAGGAATTTCAGATCACACAAAATAACCTTTCCGAAGAAGAAACTAATCGACTTATTACCTTTGATAAACAACAGACAGCGCAACAGCCCAAAACTCAGGATAATTCTATCAATAAAAATGACAGTGCCGAACTTGGCGAGTGACAAAACAGGAGTCATTTCCAATTCGCAATTACCAATTCGCGGCGGGGCTAAACGCCCCGCTACCGCTAACGCAATTAACACCCCACAACTGAAGTTGGGGGCTTGAATATTGATACTACGTGTTTTGTTTTTTTCATAATTAAAATCAGGGGCTTTGACGCTAAGGATGAATCAATTACCAATTACGTAATTGCGAATTGCGAACTGCGAATTGTTCGGTCAGGAGTCAGGAGTCAGAATTTTAATTTGGTGGGACTGTAACTACAGCAGATTGTATATAAGTAAGGTACAAATCTTAAGAACAAAGCTATATACCAACAGACTTTCTGCCTGTTAAGAGTTCCTTATCAAGAGTTCCCTGTTTCAACTGAAATACCCAGCGAACATTCCCAGGATAAAAGCAGTAACTACAAGATAACGTTTTGTAACCCTTTGTAATCCCAAGAAGGGTGAAATGATGACTGCCAAAGCTATGTAAAACATTGCTTGATAAATATCGTGACTGTGAAATTTGATGGTTGCGGCGATCAATAAAGCTACAAAAATCAAAATTTCAACTATAAATTCAATCTTGTCCCATAGCTTCGTATCATACAGGTAGCGCATTTTGTAATCTCCCAGATTCATGGAGCATACTACCATCTAACCCATAAATCCGGTCATTTCTGTATGGGAATATTATTGTAAACTTAGTACCCTTGCCTACTACAGAATCTACTGCAAGTTTTAATCCGTGAGCTTTCGCCACCATCATGGCAATGTATAACCCTAGTCCTGAACCAGATGGATGGAGTGAGCTACTATTAGGCGATCGCCACGAAGGTAGAAAAATAGTTGATATTTCTTCTGGGTCGATACCAACGCCAGTATCTTCAATCTCAATCACTAAATCATCACTTTGGTTAAGAATCCGCAAGAAAACATTCCCAGACTGAGTGTAGTTAAAGGCGTTTTGAAGCAGATTATGCAGCATTCTCCATATACTGCTCACATCTCCTAATACTTGAGTCCCATATCTATATGTTGGGACATGTTCATAGTGCAAAGCTAGGGAACGAGATTGGGCTATTGGATAGCACTCTTTGTACAGTTTTTGTAGAAAAGTTAGCATATCAAACTGCTTCACTGAATTGATCTCCCACAAACAATTGCTGTTTGAGCTTCTCTTTTGCGCCTCAAGTAAAGAAGTAATTCTATTATTAGTTGACAAAATCGCTATCAGTAGTGGCTTGATATCTTCTAGAGAATTTCCATATACACCATTAATCAACTGATTTAAGATTAAAGATGTACCACCGAAAGCGTTTGAAATATCATGTAAAAAGGTGGATAAATCCAGGGTATTGTTCAAAAATCTTTGCTCATACATAACCTTACTTCCGTTGATAAATTGTGATTTAGTCCAATTTTTGAAGAGGACTTGGAAATATATTTACTATTCTCTTAATTTTACATTAATTCTAAATTTATGTTTATTTATCAATAAAGAAAAATACTTATTTAAGTAAATATGCTATAAATATTTTATAATCTTGTAATCGAAGTAACGAGAATGATTCGATTAGTAATTATTGAAGATGAAGACTTAATCCGGCTAGGAATTAAAACAGCCATTAATCAAGAGCAAAATATAGAAGTAGTCGGTGAATCTGCTACTGGTTCTGGGGGGATGAAGCTAGTTGAGCAACTCAAGCCTGATATTGTTTTGATTGATATTGGTTTGCCAGATATTAGTGGCTTGGATCTGATCTATGACATCAAGAGTAAAACCAATAGTAAAGTCATTGCTCTCACTTGTCACTCCAGTCAAGATATAGTGAATTGCGCCTTACAAAATGGCGCTGATTCCTATATTCTTAAAAGAATGGATCTGGAATTAATTAAACACGCCATCAACACTACTTATCAGAATAATTCTTTTATTGATCCTGAAGTTGCTAAAAGAGTTTTTCAAACCTTTACTGCTCACCATCAGAAAATCAAGGGTAAAAAGTACACAGAACTGCCTACTGCTACAGAGCTTCAAATTCTCAAATTAATGTCCCGTGGTTTATCTAATAAGGAGATAGCCGAGAAACTGTTTGTTACAGTCAGTACAGTCAAAGGACACAGCAGCAATCTTTTTTCCAAATTAGGAGTTAGAGATCGTGTCAACGCTATCCTTAAGGCTAAAGAACTTGGTTATTTGGATGCAGAAAACTTGAGAGTTGTTTGACTATTTATTATTTTTGTTTTGTTTCATCCGAATTAAGCAATATCCTTGTAGTCGGTTTTCTTGTTTACAAGCGGCAATTGCCGATTCATTGTCTAATATCAACTCGTACATTTGTTTTCCCTCACTTGATTTAGCCCATTGCAAAACTTTCAAATCACTAGCTGATACTACTAATGCTTGAGTATTACCCAAATTTGAAACTATATTCCAAGTTGTCAAAGAACCCAACAGCGCACCAGTCGCCATCACTAATCCACTCATCACCGACACCAACCCTAATCCCCACTTACCCATGTATCTATTTGCGTTTGATGCTGTGGTTGTGGGTTTGAGATTTTTCATTTCATCCCGCACAGCACCAGACACAACTGTATAGTGCATTGACTGAGCCGCTTTGCTTGTTGATTCTAACTTCTGGTCAATCATTACTGCCCACGCTTCCACCATTGCCTCCATTCGTGCCTGGAGGTCAATCATCGTTTCTTCGTATCTCCCCAAACTCGCCATTAGCTGAAACATGGGATCATCTCGTGATATCCCTAACTCTTGAGTCATTTGAGATATGCGTTTTTGTTCTGCTTCAGAATACCCCTGTAACACTTGTTCTGTTCTCATTATTCAGTCCCAAATATTTAATCGCTACGTTATTACTTAAAATTGAATTATTAAAGTTTTGAATCCATTGGTAGATATAAGAACGATAAATTATGTAAATTGATGTGTCTGTGTAACACATAGAATAGGGCTTACCTGTTCTTTCCAAGGCTTCATAATGATCACGCGGCAGTGCTGGCAATACTATCTCTGTGCCACCTACTAGTTGTAAATTCCCCTGCATTGATTGCTGATACTCGATAAATCTAGTATCAAAGTGCTGATTTTTTACTACTACATAGTTAGCATTATTAGCAGCAACCTCTACAAGAGTTTTCATGTAACTAACACAGTCGGTTCTATGGGAGATTGGTTGGAGAAAAGTTAGTCTCCATTTATAAGCAACTAAGAGGTCAAAGAGGTCAGAACAAGCAATATACTGACAGATTTTATCTATGTATTGTCCTGGCATATCAACGATAATTATGTCCAGTTCATTTTTGTTAAATTCATCTAAGATTTTATCTGTACCTCCATTAAAAAAGTCTAAGCTTTCAATTGGGACTGAATTTGTGTATGCTTTTAATTTATTGCGATTGTCATGGTCATATACCTTAATTTTTTTCCCTTTAGTTTGAAACAAATTGATTAATAGTTTAGTAACTGTAGACTTACCCACACGAGAATCGCCTACAGTCATAATCATTCGTTTAGGACAATTCAGCACCATCTAACCCTAATAATTCTTGTACTGGTTTTACCTGTTCTTTAAAAGTTCTCAGCCAGCTTGTCACACGACCTTTCACAGAAGGTAAATCCTTTTGCTCCATTCCTTGTCTAAAAGTCATATTTTTTTCATCTAAGTAGTCATAACTACGTTCTATTAATTCTGGCATTGTGATATTAAAGAATGGGCTTTTTTCTTGAGTCATTTTCTCCTTAATTTCCTTGATATTTGGAGACTTTTCATATCTAGAAAATTCTTCCTCTTCTCCAAAGAAAAGATTCTTCACCACCACATAGTCAACATTTTTCCCACAAAAGCTATACAAATCTATTAGCTGATTGATAGAATCACTAACACGGCTAATAACTACTACCATCGTTACGCGTATATCATAATCGTTTTCGGCTGTTTCCAGGAAATTCATCTGTTGTACAAACTTTTGCAATATTCTTCTAGATTGTGGTGGTAATTCCAGTAAAAATAAAGATTCTGGATGCGGTGTATTACCATCTTCATCTGGTTCTGGATTGACCATTTTTTTCATGCCATCAAAGAACTGATCTATTGTGCCATTTTTGAAAATATCAATCGGTTCTATACGGCAATATTGTCCATAGAATCTCAATAACTGAGAATTGGAACTATCAGCGTCAAACCCCACAAATCTTTGCTGTGCATCCAGATATGTTTGCACAAGCCCTCTTGCAAATGTACTTTTGCCAACTCCCCCTTTGTCTCCAGTTACGATCACTAATCTCCGCGAATATTTCTTAATTATTGGCTGGTTTAATTCTTCTTGCTTTTTAGATTCGTCGTTTTCAATGGTATCTATGGTATCTGTCACTTTTTTTCTCCTTCTCATGATTAATTATTGTTAAGAGGGAATAGGGAACGGGGAACAGAGACAAGAATTAGCTACGTTTAGCGCGTAGCAGACGCACCAGAAGCGTACTTCCTCCAAAATTCTTTAAAGATATCTCTTAGCTGATGAATCATGAAATTTATTGCTACTTTTTTGAAAAACATTCAAGTATTTGAAAGTAAAAAATTTCTAAATCTCTCGCCTTGCCAAAATTGGCTAAACTATTAGCAGTTGATTTTAAGGCTTGAAGGATTAAACCTTGTTTGACAATCTTCATCCACTCATAATTATTGACTTTTTTTAAAGAGCTACATATATAAAAATCTAATTCTTGTGCTATTAATAAATCTGAAGATAATACAATTAGATGATTATATAGTTGTTCATAATTTTGAGTTTTATACAAAACTGGTTTGACTAACTCTAAATAATAACTTCTTAATAAGAATGCTTGATGATTTGTAGGATAAGGACATTTAGTAGACAAGGTAATCCTTTTATAAAGCAGTTGTAAATATAGCTCTATAGTTTCTAGTTCTACTTGCCAGATTTTCTGTCCTTTTAAATAGAGATGATTTGCTAATGATTTTTTTTGTTGAAAATTAATTTGTTGAGATAGGTATTCTGTATTAGGTTCTATTGCCAGAACTATCTCTTTTTTAAATACAGGTATTATGTTACTTCTCACCCATTGCATGAATTGCCTAACTATATCATTACCCACTATATCTATTAATGAATGGATAGCAAGAGCGTTCATTGTGCTGACTCCAACTACTTGATGATTAATAATCACAAACCGCTGACTTGATTTAGCGTCTATTAATGTTACTTTCTCATCGTTAAGTGCCGGAGCAATTATTTGGAATACGTCAACAGCAAATAACTCTAGTCCATTTGGAGCATCTATCACTCGTACAACATTATTCGAGAAATGTTCAAATTCCCAAAACTGCCAAACTTCTAGCATTTTTTCTTGTTCTAATTTATGGCTCCTGATTTCTGACTTACTATCTCATATCTGGCAATTTCAAAGGAATCGATAAAAGTACTAAAATAATCCGTACTTTAGTCTCTTGACTTTTGATCAATTATCGTTATAGATGGAAAAGTTAAACATTATTAACTAACTTTTTTTAACTTGCTCATTGACTTCTCTATAATATGAATACTCCCTTGTAATTAGTCAAAAATATGTCAACTTGGGGTGAAGTTTAAGCGGGGAAACACAGCTATCTTACAGAGGTTAGGAGCATAAATAAGGTTTACTTATGAAATATACCGAAAGGCAAATAAGAGCAGCAAAAGATAACGCGAAGCTACACAAAATTTATTTAGAAATATCTGACAAACAAGCATTTGCTTTTTTAGATTGGTATTACTCTCATAGAACACATGTAGATTCTGTTTATGAAGCAATAAGGATCGGTTTGTCAGGGTTGAGGACTGTAGGGATTCGACAGCAAATAGCAGCTTGGGAAGATATTTTGGGTATTGACTATTCTCCGCGATAAATAGATGGTGTCTTCCTTGGCAAAAGTATCTCCAATAGATAAAAACAGACACCCGATAAACCTGGGAAACTTACTTTGTATCTGATATCTTCGTAAGCAAACGGTAAGCGTAGCCATGCCGTCAACACAATTCGCAATTACCAATGGGCTAACGCCCCGCTACGAATTGACAATCGTTTTGGTCAGGCTTATTGCACTACGCCGTGACAGTGCAGCTCGTTCAATAAAATCCACCAGTTTCTGACCACTCATCACCTGAACTGCTGGATACAGCCGAAGCAATTCCCTCGACTTGTCCCCAGTCCTCCCAGTGTGGACAAAGTAGCCACCGACAGCACCGCGACTTTGGATCACGCGCCCGAACTCCTCCACATGTACGGGATTGATACTGTCCTTGTAACGCTTGGCTTGAACTAGGTACATCTCGCCATGCAACCAAACACAACCATCGACACCGCCATCTCCGGTGTACCGTTTATTGCGACGGATGGTGTAACCTTGGCGCTCAAAACATGTTAGCAGCAATTCTTCAAAAACAAACGGTTCAATCTTCCGCAAATACGCTAGGACAAACGGCAAGGGTTCACGGTTCTCTTGAATGATTTGGTGCAGTTTGGCAAGTACGGTATCAGCAGTAGTAATGTTTTTCTGCTTACGCCAAAGACGTTTGGGTATGTAACGCTTGCGCTTGGGAGTCAGCAGCAGCCAAATGGCAATCGCCAGCAATAAAGCGATCGCTATAAAAATTATTTGCGGCATTTTGACTCTATAAAACTCAAAAGTTCTGCTTCAAACTCCGTCAAGTAAGGGCGCTTCAGTTGCCCCAAGTGTTTGAGGACAGCATCAGCAGCTTCCTCTAGATTTTCATTGTTACGAATTGTGTTGATGCGAACGCTAAGTGATTGCATATCCTGGCATTCCGAATCGGTGTAGTTCATTGATTTCAAGTGGTCAACCCTCAATGTATGTTCTCCGTCCCAAGTCATAACGGTACAACTATACTCATTTACTTGAGTAACAATCGCCCAGCACTCGCCCTTACCTCGCAGATCAGGATTATCTTTAACGATAATTTGGCAGACTTCGCCTAACTGGTAGGTATTAAGTACTTTCGTGCGCTCGATAATAAGCTGTATAACATCTTTGACGATTCTACCAGTGGGAACTTTGCCGCCAGCTTGTTCCACTGCGGCTTGCCACACCTCTTGTTGTTCCTGCGGTTTAAGCTTTGTCAGGGGTCGAACTTGTCCTTCTGCTGTTGGCAAAATGTGATCAAATTGATCACATTTTTGCTCCAAGTTATCAAAAACAATAGCCGCGTCCATCAAAAGGTAAGGTTGTCGGCGGCTGTAGGCGAACCTATCTTTGCAATACTCCTCAAAAGTGCGGTGAGTACTTCGATATAAACGGCGGTCGCGTAATTCGGTCAGCGCTTTCCCCGCCACAAAAAACGCTCTTTCCACACGGCGCTCTAAGTTGAGGCGATCGCGTTCTTCTTGCTGGTTCAACTCGTCAAAATTGTCTAGTTCAACAGCAATATCAACTCTTTGCATTTCCTGAAGCATTTAAACCTCCACAGGCAAAATAGATTCATCAAGCCACTGATAAAACTGGGGTACGTCCGCCTCCACTCGTCGCAATTCGTTTGCCGCGATCGCTTCCAATTCCAGCACAGTCTGCCAACGTAAATCCCCAGTCCATCGCTTGAGAATACCCTTGACTGCCTCAACCCCTTTAGCAATACCATCTCGGAGCATTTGAACACAATCTTTTATAGGAGTGGATTCATTAAATTGCGTGGTATCCACCCCCCCGGCTAGGGGGTTCCCTATAGCATTATAGGGGGGGGTGGATACGGAAGCTTGATTAGGGATAAACTCTTGCTGGAACTGCATTTGAGATTTTTGGTCGCGCTTGTTTTGGCGGTGAGCCATGACTGTACGAGCAAATTCCAATTCCTCCTGTGCAAGTGAATAAATTTTCACCTGTTCACCGCGCTTACCCTGCTTGCGGCAGGATAACTTTAGTCCCAGCTGCTCTAGTAAAGTGGCCAGCAACCATATCGGTTCACACTCACTAGGAACAGTAAACCCAAGAATTGCTTTAATGTGAGCAGCACAACTAAGGGCGATCGCCTTCATATTTAGTAAGTCTTTATCGCTGGCAGTAATTTCATCGCCAGCAATTAAGCGCTTGAGAATGTGGTGTAAACCAAGGTTAAATCTCGCTAGCCACTTTGCGGAATAATTACCCCAGTCAATGCACAAGGGTAAGTTGTCTCGTTCGGTGCGGTCTTTATGGGTGACAATTGTTGGTGGTGCGGGGTATTGCTGCCCAGTTTTAGGGTCAATAATCTCTTCGTCGGGTTCTAATAAAATGGCTTCGAGAGATGCGATCGCTCGAATTAACCGACCGCCGTCATCTTTCTCAACCAGTTCGGGGGTAACTTCCATGCCGTAGGAATCATGGATGCGGAATTTTTCACATTCAAAAATCTCTTGGGGTGTGAGATAATCTTTGCTTTGACGGGCGCGGTATTCACTATGTGTAATATTATTAGCCTTGGCAATAGATGAATAGTGGGCAGTGTCCAAAGCTGCGGCAGCTTCTTGAAGTTGCTTTGTAGTTGTGGAATCATCATCACTGCCGACAGATATAAATGTATTGCCCATTTCCTCCAAGAGCGATCGCAGATCATCTCGCAGATTATTGAGAGATTGATTACGATTAGCCTGTATTTGACAGTAAGCATGTAGCGCCCAGTCTTTCTCTGTTCCTCGCTTTCCAGTTTCTCGGTCAATCCGCAGTAAGAAAGCAGTCATCTCGTTTGTTTGGAGCAATCGCTGTTTAATCTTAGTTGCATTAGTTTCGGCATAACCGAAGGGAGGCTTGGGGGCCACCCAAATATGAAACGGAACTTTGGGACGATAGCGGTACAGCTGTTGAGCGCATTCAGTAGCAGTTTGGGAAACCCCATGAAATACCCCAAACACTAAATCAAAATGATATTGGGCGATATCTACACCAGTTCCTAAACTGGGGGAGGTGAATAGAGCATCCAAGTTTTTAACAGCGTTGGTGATATCTTTGATGAAAGCTACGTTCTCCTCACTGCCAGAATTGTCGGAGTGAATTGACCAGATTCGCCATGAAGCCCTTCGGGCTGGGGAAGGGTTAAAGGGTAAAGGGTAAAGGGTTTTATGAGGGTTGATAGATTCTGACTCCCCTTCCCCCTTCCCCCTTCCCCTTTCCCCAGACGAAGTTTGTTCTTCAACTCGTACTGTGAACGATTTGTCAAGTTTCTTAATAAAACGCTTGGAGTCAGAAGCCACCATGATTTTCTGACCTGCCATTAGGGCTGCTGAGATTTGGGCTACCAGTGCCGAAGAATTGTTACCTTCATACCAGTAAACTGTGCGATCGCCATTTCTCCACTCGTTTTTGACAATGTACGGTACTTCCCCGGCTGGCCGCATTGCCCGGAAAAAGTCTACCGTCACGTCATCCATGTGTGCATCAGCTATTACTACCAGTGGAGCATTGTATACTATATATTCCAGTACTTCCAGGATAGCGGCGCGGTGTTCTTTGCAAGTTTTGCTGTGCAGTAAATGCACTAAATATTGACAAGCCTCATCAATAAATATGCAGCCATAGGTAAGGGCTTGGGTATTTAGCTTGTACAAACTGTCGATGGTAATGCTGAGAGCTGTGGACTGAGCTAAACCAACGTAACCCAAGTCAGAGTACATGGCAGTTCTCAAGCGATCGCTCAAATTCTTCAGCAGATTAACGCGATGTCCATTATTAAGAAATCTTGCCGAAGGATTTTGGTCACGCCACCAGCGCATGAGTTCAGTTTTTCCCGTCCCCATGTCGCTCCACAGTACAACTAATCCTGTTTTGGGAAAACGGAAAGAA encodes the following:
- a CDS encoding ParB/RepB/Spo0J family partition protein; its protein translation is MMEKSKSKEMFQFGGVLDAFVTAQAEATSDATQLLLIENIVLPQNQPRRYFDPNKHEQLKLSIKQHGILQPLIVRPLANDRYELVAGERRYRAALELKLEKVPIVVLHLNDKEVIQVALVENLQREDLNPVEETEAVVQLLALQLNMPVQEVPALLFRMQKEAKGKTAHNVVGQSEVQVIQEVFNSLGLMSWESFTTHRLPLRNLPKEILEVLSQGKIAYTKAQAIARIKNKNERQAILEDVISNNLSLNQIKERILNLNSNTTGSEIEENIAYQDRLKAISIKAKRAKAWDNPKKKQKLDKLLSELEKLFTED
- a CDS encoding ParA family protein is translated as MTPIIALFNQSGGVGKTTLTMNLGYHLAQMGRKVLLVDIDPQSSLTTFMGLESMELESTIYNAIVHQDKIPIIHDLHSMDLVPSNIKLSKAEMELSAAIMRELRLKQSLETIQEQYDYILIDCPPSLGILSIMSLVAATHVLIPIQTEFKALKGTELLLNTIVEVLNVANRKLKVAGIIPTMYDARTSQGEQSLQSIQTQLSKVGIVHTTIPRATDFANASQARKPLAVFNPKHPTLKLLKEISKTLDSLK
- a CDS encoding sensor histidine kinase yields the protein MNNTLDLSTFLHDISNAFGGTSLILNQLINGVYGNSLEDIKPLLIAILSTNNRITSLLEAQKRSSNSNCLWEINSVKQFDMLTFLQKLYKECYPIAQSRSLALHYEHVPTYRYGTQVLGDVSSIWRMLHNLLQNAFNYTQSGNVFLRILNQSDDLVIEIEDTGVGIDPEEISTIFLPSWRSPNSSSLHPSGSGLGLYIAMMVAKAHGLKLAVDSVVGKGTKFTIIFPYRNDRIYGLDGSMLHESGRLQNALPV
- a CDS encoding response regulator, translating into MIRLVIIEDEDLIRLGIKTAINQEQNIEVVGESATGSGGMKLVEQLKPDIVLIDIGLPDISGLDLIYDIKSKTNSKVIALTCHSSQDIVNCALQNGADSYILKRMDLELIKHAINTTYQNNSFIDPEVAKRVFQTFTAHHQKIKGKKYTELPTATELQILKLMSRGLSNKEIAEKLFVTVSTVKGHSSNLFSKLGVRDRVNAILKAKELGYLDAENLRVV
- a CDS encoding DUF6753 family protein; translation: MRTEQVLQGYSEAEQKRISQMTQELGISRDDPMFQLMASLGRYEETMIDLQARMEAMVEAWAVMIDQKLESTSKAAQSMHYTVVSGAVRDEMKNLKPTTTASNANRYMGKWGLGLVSVMSGLVMATGALLGSLTTWNIVSNLGNTQALVVSASDLKVLQWAKSSEGKQMYELILDNESAIAACKQENRLQGYCLIRMKQNKNNK
- a CDS encoding ATP-binding protein, yielding MTVGDSRVGKSTVTKLLINLFQTKGKKIKVYDHDNRNKLKAYTNSVPIESLDFFNGGTDKILDEFNKNELDIIIVDMPGQYIDKICQYIACSDLFDLLVAYKWRLTFLQPISHRTDCVSYMKTLVEVAANNANYVVVKNQHFDTRFIEYQQSMQGNLQLVGGTEIVLPALPRDHYEALERTGKPYSMCYTDTSIYIIYRSYIYQWIQNFNNSILSNNVAIKYLGLNNENRTSVTGVF
- a CDS encoding restriction endonuclease; translated protein: MPQIIFIAIALLLAIAIWLLLTPKRKRYIPKRLWRKQKNITTADTVLAKLHQIIQENREPLPFVLAYLRKIEPFVFEELLLTCFERQGYTIRRNKRYTGDGGVDGCVWLHGEMYLVQAKRYKDSINPVHVEEFGRVIQSRGAVGGYFVHTGRTGDKSRELLRLYPAVQVMSGQKLVDFIERAALSRRSAISLTKTIVNS